A window of Tautonia plasticadhaerens contains these coding sequences:
- a CDS encoding DUF421 domain-containing protein — translation MDSVLRAAAIYAFLVVLFRVAGRRTLSEMTSFDFVLLLVVGEATQQALLGEDFSLTNAFLSILTLIAIDIGLSLWKQRSTWLEMWIDGVPTVLVEDGRPLRDRMDKARVGLDDILEAARRLRGLERLEQVRYAILERDGKITIIPRPPEG, via the coding sequence TTGGACTCGGTCCTGCGAGCCGCGGCGATCTACGCCTTCCTGGTGGTGCTGTTCCGCGTCGCCGGGCGGCGGACGCTCTCGGAGATGACCAGCTTCGACTTCGTCCTGCTGCTGGTCGTCGGCGAGGCGACCCAGCAGGCGCTGCTGGGCGAGGACTTCTCGCTGACCAACGCCTTCCTCTCGATCCTGACGCTGATCGCCATCGACATCGGCCTGTCGCTCTGGAAGCAGCGATCGACGTGGCTGGAGATGTGGATCGACGGGGTGCCCACGGTTCTGGTCGAGGACGGCCGCCCGCTCCGGGACCGCATGGACAAGGCCCGGGTGGGCCTGGACGACATCCTGGAGGCCGCCCGGCGGCTGCGGGGCCTGGAGCGGCTGGAGCAGGTGCGGTACGCGATCCTGGAGCGCGACGGCAAGATCACGATCATCCCCCGTCCGCCGGAGGGATGA
- a CDS encoding serine/threonine protein kinase — translation MIGQRLGSFLLESKIGAGAMGEVFKASQALKDGRARTAAVKVVSADFLERDLALKRFQREAEILAQLRHPNIVRYYAHGKYQGTYYYAMEFVEGETLDDLIEREGFLGWEQVVEFGIQLCQALQYAHDHQVVHRDLKPSNIMITRDHRIKLTDFGIAKDLDATVNLTRTGRTLGTAAYMAPEQIRGTPGISHKTDLYALGCLLYQMLAGKPPFEGKSAVVLMHSHMAEPPPRPSGKTPDVPRALDDLVVQLMAKDPPDRPWDASQVAHLLEDLRAQAGRGDRVPMAFDKGRKQVADAGGVVLAPSNGDFGPIHPSRGGATGTRLRKPPSSKARVAERDTAERRRRALETAGLGTALVGLVALAAYLLWPPSLEALHARAEPLMKSDSRADWKIALDRYVEPIERRFPDHPYGDQFAELRERIALDEARGRAVQLESPTNLGRPRPDRPVEALYKTTISEITPFVTLGQNALVAEKWSLFVAALERRDDPEQRGWVMLGREKREESLEALREQKLTAANLFRQAMMGLRSGLPEEAVRTQLRQLIASYATPARGDAEFLQLISQADAALDRLNSGDLTAPDDDADAGSTRPRAEPDPEPAPARGSPDDAPDAAPPADPAEGEGDPEAGSARP, via the coding sequence ATGATCGGCCAGCGGCTCGGCTCCTTCCTGCTCGAATCGAAGATCGGCGCCGGGGCGATGGGGGAGGTCTTCAAGGCCTCCCAGGCGCTCAAGGACGGCCGGGCCCGCACGGCCGCCGTCAAGGTCGTCTCGGCCGACTTCCTGGAACGCGACCTGGCCCTGAAGCGGTTCCAGCGCGAGGCGGAGATCCTCGCCCAGCTCCGCCACCCGAACATCGTCCGCTACTACGCCCACGGCAAGTACCAGGGCACGTATTACTACGCGATGGAGTTCGTCGAGGGGGAGACCCTCGACGACCTGATCGAGCGCGAGGGCTTCCTGGGCTGGGAGCAGGTGGTCGAGTTCGGCATCCAGCTCTGCCAGGCGTTGCAGTACGCCCACGACCACCAGGTCGTGCACCGCGACCTGAAGCCGTCGAACATCATGATCACCCGGGACCACCGGATCAAGCTGACCGACTTCGGCATCGCCAAGGACCTGGACGCCACGGTCAACCTCACCCGGACCGGCCGGACCCTGGGCACCGCCGCCTACATGGCCCCGGAGCAGATCCGGGGCACCCCCGGCATCAGCCACAAGACCGACCTCTACGCCCTGGGCTGCCTGCTCTACCAGATGCTCGCCGGCAAGCCCCCCTTCGAGGGCAAGAGCGCCGTCGTCCTGATGCACTCCCACATGGCCGAGCCCCCCCCCCGGCCCAGCGGCAAGACCCCCGACGTGCCCCGGGCCCTGGACGACCTGGTCGTCCAGCTCATGGCCAAGGACCCCCCCGACCGCCCCTGGGACGCCTCCCAGGTCGCCCACCTGCTGGAAGACCTTCGCGCCCAGGCCGGCCGGGGGGACCGCGTCCCCATGGCCTTCGACAAGGGCCGCAAGCAGGTGGCCGACGCCGGGGGCGTCGTCCTCGCCCCCTCCAACGGCGACTTCGGCCCGATCCACCCCTCCCGGGGCGGCGCCACCGGCACCCGCCTGCGCAAGCCCCCCTCCTCGAAGGCCCGCGTGGCCGAGCGGGACACCGCCGAGCGCCGACGCCGGGCCCTCGAGACCGCCGGGCTGGGCACCGCCCTGGTCGGCCTGGTCGCCCTGGCCGCCTACCTGCTCTGGCCGCCGAGCCTGGAGGCCCTCCACGCCCGGGCCGAGCCCCTGATGAAGTCCGACAGCCGGGCCGACTGGAAGATCGCCCTGGACCGCTACGTCGAGCCCATCGAGCGCCGGTTCCCCGACCATCCCTACGGCGACCAGTTCGCCGAACTCCGGGAGCGGATCGCCCTGGACGAGGCCCGGGGGCGGGCCGTCCAGCTGGAGAGCCCCACCAACCTCGGCCGACCCCGGCCCGACCGGCCGGTCGAGGCCCTGTACAAGACCACGATCTCGGAGATCACCCCCTTCGTCACCCTCGGCCAGAACGCCCTGGTCGCCGAGAAGTGGTCGCTCTTCGTCGCCGCCCTCGAACGCCGGGACGACCCCGAGCAGCGCGGCTGGGTGATGCTCGGCCGGGAGAAGCGCGAGGAGTCGCTGGAGGCCCTCCGGGAGCAGAAGCTCACCGCCGCCAACCTCTTCCGACAGGCCATGATGGGCCTGCGAAGCGGCCTGCCCGAGGAGGCCGTCCGCACCCAGCTCCGCCAGCTCATCGCCTCCTACGCCACCCCCGCCCGGGGGGACGCCGAGTTCCTCCAGCTCATCTCCCAGGCCGACGCCGCCCTGGATCGCCTCAACTCCGGCGACCTCACCGCCCCCGACGATGACGCCGACGCCGGGTCGACCCGGCCCCGGGCCGAGCCGGACCCCGAGCCGGCACCGGCCCGAGGCTCCCCGGACGACGCCCCCGACGCCGCCCCGCCCGCCGACCCGGCCGAGGGCGAGGGGGACCCGGAAGCCGGATCGGCACGCCCCTGA
- a CDS encoding serine/threonine-protein kinase, whose protein sequence is MAADRDLLFGLLALQNGLIDQVQLVAAFQAWTRDRARPLADHLLDRGDLDADQRSVVAAMATLHLKKHGGDAGESLAALPAGRSTRDRLKALDDADLNETLSRAGPGSTEPDADADATVTASYAVGSTTADGQRFRVLRPHARGGLGAVFVALDGELNREVALKQILDQHADDPGSRRRFLVEAEITGGLEHPGIVPVYGLGAYRDGRPYYAMRFIRGDSLKQAIIRFHDDPASKADPGRRSLELRHLLRRFTDVCNAIEYAHSRGVLHRDIKPGNVIVGTHGETLVVDWGLARAQGRSAGAGLAEERTLRPPSAGDSSETVPGTALGTPAYMSPEQARGDLEALGPRSDVYSLGATLYHLMTGKAAFEGDAGSVLRRVRLGAFPAPRALDPSIDPALEAVCLKAMATRPEDRYASCRELAEDVDRWAADEPVACYREPFARRARRRAKRHRTAVIAAAVALVAGLAGLGAVAAVQARANGALASKNVELTRANDLVTEANAELERANARVEARFELAREAIRAFQDGVNEDDMLKGAELKGLRDKLLRSAAGFYEKLEALLRGQTDRDSRGILGRSYFELGELTEAIGIQTEALAVHRKALAIRRGLASDAEADAEATLDLARSLNATGRLAHATGDSAGALSAFAEARALLGTPADGPSASDEALEVLGATRHGTADVLSATGELAEASAEYREALAIRRRLVEADPAATDGQDRLAGSLLGFGHLRGSVGESAEAMESYREAMAIWGTLADDHPADTGFRSRLAIGHTQIGFHLARRGQEGDALASFREASAILRSLADENPAVTDFRDRLADALNSIGTMLERAGETDEAQGPYLEMLGLRRTLVDENPAVVKFRNSLAVNHLNLGWLAARTGQPGRAKESYREALAILRPLAEEHPDLTDSRELLAATLINVGMLGAQLGTPAEALASYEEAREILLELVGRSPRRTEFRDRLSWVCYSIGELLDRAGRPAEALEAIRESADLRRRLIEDNPDFVDLRRLQAYTLDHLGSLQAKLGRPAGELEAYREAAAVCRRLAEDHPGDDSYRRDLSYAHNVLGRTLTRDGDLAGAIEEHRRAVAVLEQVTPTPETLYQLACGRSLLAGVAARPGSGIPGPEGEALARSAVSDLRRATRSGDRGLDDLRGDAALDPLRGRDDFRALLADLAFPAEPFAR, encoded by the coding sequence ATGGCCGCCGACCGCGACCTGCTCTTCGGACTGCTCGCCCTGCAGAACGGCCTGATCGACCAGGTGCAGCTCGTCGCCGCCTTCCAGGCCTGGACCCGGGACCGGGCCAGGCCCCTGGCCGACCACCTGCTCGACCGCGGCGACCTCGACGCCGACCAGCGGTCGGTCGTCGCGGCCATGGCCACGCTCCACCTCAAGAAGCACGGCGGCGACGCCGGGGAGAGCCTGGCCGCCCTCCCCGCCGGCCGTTCCACCCGCGACCGCCTCAAGGCCCTGGACGACGCCGACCTCAACGAGACCCTTTCCCGGGCCGGCCCCGGCTCGACCGAGCCGGACGCCGACGCCGACGCCACCGTCACCGCCTCCTACGCCGTCGGGTCGACCACCGCCGACGGCCAGCGGTTCCGCGTCCTCCGGCCCCACGCCCGGGGCGGCCTCGGGGCGGTCTTCGTGGCCCTCGACGGCGAGCTGAACCGGGAGGTCGCGCTGAAGCAGATCCTCGACCAGCACGCCGACGACCCCGGCAGCCGACGCCGGTTCCTCGTCGAGGCCGAGATCACCGGCGGCCTGGAGCACCCCGGCATCGTCCCGGTCTACGGCCTGGGGGCCTACCGGGACGGCCGCCCCTACTACGCCATGCGATTCATCAGGGGAGACAGCCTCAAGCAGGCCATCATCCGGTTCCACGACGATCCCGCGTCGAAGGCCGACCCCGGCCGCCGATCGCTGGAGCTTCGCCACCTCCTGAGGCGGTTCACCGACGTCTGCAACGCGATCGAGTACGCCCATTCCCGGGGCGTGCTGCACCGGGACATCAAGCCCGGCAACGTCATCGTCGGCACGCACGGCGAGACCCTGGTCGTCGACTGGGGCCTGGCCCGGGCCCAGGGCCGATCGGCGGGGGCCGGGCTGGCCGAGGAGCGGACCCTCAGGCCCCCCTCGGCCGGCGACTCGTCGGAGACCGTGCCGGGCACGGCGCTGGGCACCCCCGCCTACATGAGCCCCGAGCAGGCCCGGGGCGACCTGGAGGCGCTGGGCCCCCGCTCCGACGTCTACAGCCTCGGGGCCACCCTCTACCACCTCATGACGGGGAAGGCGGCCTTCGAGGGGGACGCCGGCTCGGTGCTCCGCCGGGTCCGGCTCGGCGCGTTCCCGGCCCCCCGGGCGCTCGACCCCTCGATCGACCCGGCCCTGGAGGCGGTCTGCCTGAAGGCGATGGCGACGAGGCCGGAGGACCGTTACGCCAGCTGCCGGGAGCTGGCCGAGGACGTCGACCGCTGGGCGGCAGACGAGCCGGTGGCCTGCTACCGGGAGCCGTTCGCCCGCCGGGCCCGGCGTCGGGCGAAGCGGCACCGGACGGCGGTGATCGCCGCGGCGGTGGCCCTGGTGGCCGGGCTGGCCGGGCTGGGGGCCGTCGCCGCCGTGCAGGCGCGGGCCAACGGCGCGCTGGCCTCCAAGAACGTCGAGCTGACCCGGGCCAACGACCTCGTGACGGAGGCCAACGCCGAGCTGGAGCGGGCCAACGCCCGGGTCGAGGCCCGCTTCGAGCTGGCCCGGGAGGCGATCCGGGCCTTCCAGGACGGCGTCAACGAGGACGACATGCTCAAGGGCGCGGAGCTGAAGGGGCTCCGGGACAAGCTGCTCCGCTCGGCCGCCGGGTTCTACGAGAAGCTGGAGGCGCTGCTCCGGGGCCAGACCGACCGCGACTCCCGGGGGATCCTCGGGCGGTCCTACTTCGAGCTGGGAGAGCTGACCGAGGCCATCGGCATCCAGACCGAGGCCCTGGCCGTGCATCGCAAGGCCCTGGCGATCCGCCGCGGGCTGGCCTCCGATGCCGAGGCCGACGCCGAGGCGACGCTCGACCTGGCCCGCAGCCTCAACGCCACCGGGAGGCTGGCCCACGCGACGGGGGACAGCGCCGGGGCCCTCTCGGCGTTCGCGGAGGCCCGGGCGCTGCTCGGGACGCCGGCCGACGGCCCGAGTGCGTCCGACGAGGCCCTGGAAGTCCTGGGCGCCACCCGTCACGGGACGGCCGACGTCCTCTCGGCCACGGGCGAGCTGGCCGAGGCCTCGGCCGAATACCGCGAGGCGCTGGCGATCCGGCGGAGGCTGGTCGAGGCCGACCCCGCCGCCACCGACGGCCAGGACCGCCTGGCGGGGAGCCTCCTGGGCTTCGGCCATCTCCGAGGGAGCGTCGGGGAGTCCGCCGAGGCCATGGAGTCGTACCGCGAGGCGATGGCGATCTGGGGGACGCTGGCGGACGACCACCCCGCCGACACCGGGTTCCGCAGCCGACTCGCGATCGGCCACACTCAGATCGGCTTCCACCTCGCCCGGCGCGGCCAGGAGGGCGACGCCCTGGCGTCCTTCCGCGAGGCGTCGGCGATCCTCCGCTCGCTCGCCGACGAGAACCCCGCCGTCACCGACTTCCGGGATCGGCTCGCCGACGCCCTCAACAGCATCGGCACGATGCTGGAGCGGGCCGGGGAGACGGACGAGGCGCAGGGCCCCTACCTCGAGATGCTGGGACTCCGTCGCACGCTGGTCGACGAGAACCCCGCCGTCGTCAAGTTCCGCAACAGCCTAGCGGTCAACCACCTGAACCTCGGATGGTTGGCGGCGAGGACCGGGCAGCCGGGCCGGGCGAAGGAGTCGTACCGCGAGGCGCTGGCGATCCTCCGCCCGCTGGCCGAGGAGCACCCCGATCTCACCGATTCCCGGGAACTCCTGGCGGCCACCCTCATCAACGTGGGCATGCTGGGGGCCCAGCTCGGGACGCCGGCCGAGGCGTTGGCGTCGTACGAGGAGGCGCGGGAGATCCTCCTCGAACTGGTCGGGCGCAGCCCCCGGAGGACCGAGTTCCGGGACAGGCTGTCGTGGGTCTGCTACTCGATCGGCGAGCTGCTGGATCGGGCCGGGCGGCCGGCCGAGGCGCTGGAGGCGATCCGAGAATCGGCGGATCTCCGCCGCAGGCTCATCGAGGACAATCCCGACTTCGTCGACCTCCGGAGGCTCCAGGCCTACACCCTGGATCACCTCGGCTCGCTCCAGGCGAAGCTGGGCCGGCCGGCCGGGGAGCTGGAGGCGTACCGGGAGGCGGCGGCGGTCTGCCGGCGGCTGGCCGAGGACCACCCCGGCGACGACTCCTATCGGCGCGATCTCTCCTACGCCCATAACGTCCTGGGGAGGACCTTGACGCGCGACGGGGACCTCGCCGGGGCGATCGAAGAGCACCGCCGGGCGGTCGCGGTCCTGGAGCAGGTCACCCCGACCCCCGAGACCCTCTACCAGCTGGCCTGCGGCCGATCCCTCCTTGCCGGGGTCGCCGCCCGGCCCGGGTCGGGGATCCCGGGCCCCGAGGGGGAGGCCCTGGCCCGATCGGCCGTCTCGGACCTCCGGCGGGCGACCCGGTCCGGCGACCGGGGCCTCGACGATCTCCGGGGCGACGCCGCCCTCGACCCCCTCCGAGGCCGGGACGACTTCCGGGCCCTGCTCGCGGATCTCGCCTTCCCGGCCGAGCCCTTCGCCCGCTGA
- a CDS encoding 2OG-Fe(II) oxygenase has protein sequence MSDFIEVYDDALDPGLVDAILDAFERSDRKSPGRTGHGVDPARKDSLDLDLTAAAGSDPSWKALHDGVLDATLRHLHRYVTTYQAMLVGALSASLVDPGTGLPLDLAAGELTEAQSGMLLMKLYRPGHIIMQKYARGVGGYHHWHSEIYPRSPDCETLHRVLLFMFYLNTVEQGGETAFLHQGRSIRPRKGRMVIAPAGFTHTHKGNVPTSGDKWILTSWVMFHRAESLFG, from the coding sequence ATGAGCGACTTCATCGAGGTCTACGACGACGCCCTGGACCCGGGCCTGGTCGACGCGATCCTCGACGCCTTCGAGCGCAGCGACCGCAAGTCCCCGGGCCGGACCGGCCACGGCGTCGACCCCGCCCGGAAGGACAGCCTCGACCTGGACCTGACCGCCGCCGCCGGGTCCGACCCCTCGTGGAAGGCCTTGCACGACGGGGTCCTCGACGCCACCCTCCGGCACCTGCATCGATATGTGACGACCTACCAGGCGATGCTCGTCGGCGCCCTGTCGGCCTCGCTCGTCGACCCGGGGACCGGCCTGCCGCTGGACCTCGCCGCCGGGGAGCTGACCGAGGCCCAGTCCGGCATGCTCCTGATGAAGCTCTACCGGCCGGGGCACATCATCATGCAGAAGTATGCCAGGGGGGTCGGCGGCTACCACCACTGGCACTCGGAGATCTACCCCCGGTCGCCCGACTGCGAGACGCTGCACCGGGTCCTGCTGTTCATGTTCTACCTGAACACGGTCGAGCAGGGCGGCGAGACCGCCTTCCTCCACCAGGGCCGGTCGATCCGACCCCGCAAGGGCCGGATGGTGATCGCCCCGGCCGGCTTCACGCACACGCACAAGGGGAACGTGCCGACCTCGGGGGACAAGTGGATCCTCACCTCCTGGGTCATGTTCCACCGCGCCGAGTCGCTCTTCGGCTGA
- a CDS encoding Uma2 family endonuclease, whose product MATAAASTWTAEQFGSRPDPGHPEELVRGRIVRMPPPNRRHGQVCGQSYFLIRQHVDEHDLGHVLSNDAGVITGRDPDTVRGADVAFYSYARLPRGPLPQSYGPEVPELVVEVRSPGDRWPDLLAKVTEYLNAGVVAVVVLDPDARSAQVYRVDQPPRILGPEEELTVPDLLGDFRVAVRRFFD is encoded by the coding sequence ATGGCGACGGCCGCCGCATCGACGTGGACCGCCGAGCAGTTCGGATCGAGGCCCGACCCGGGCCATCCCGAGGAACTCGTCCGGGGGAGGATCGTCCGGATGCCGCCGCCGAATCGACGCCACGGGCAGGTCTGCGGGCAGTCGTATTTCCTGATCCGTCAGCACGTCGACGAGCACGACCTCGGCCACGTCCTCAGCAACGACGCCGGCGTGATCACCGGGCGCGACCCCGACACGGTCCGGGGCGCCGACGTCGCCTTCTACTCGTATGCCCGGCTGCCGAGGGGGCCGCTGCCGCAGTCCTACGGCCCGGAGGTGCCCGAGCTGGTCGTCGAGGTCCGCTCCCCCGGCGACCGCTGGCCGGACCTGCTGGCCAAGGTCACGGAATACCTCAACGCCGGGGTCGTCGCGGTCGTCGTCCTCGACCCGGACGCCCGATCGGCCCAGGTCTACCGGGTCGACCAGCCCCCCCGGATCCTCGGGCCCGAGGAGGAGCTGACCGTCCCCGACCTGCTCGGCGACTTCCGCGTGGCCGTCCGCCGGTTCTTCGACTGA
- a CDS encoding type II toxin-antitoxin system prevent-host-death family antitoxin, whose translation MPQSRVRFIGSRELHRDLPKVLEKLEDTDSRYVLTIHSKPKAVIIGAEAFLELLRGQTPSDRLLALQLGALVQGLGKGDGEPADEPDSSGEVPAIRVPASEPDGELVPV comes from the coding sequence ATGCCCCAGTCCCGCGTCCGCTTCATCGGCAGTCGCGAGCTGCACCGAGACCTGCCCAAGGTCCTCGAGAAGCTGGAAGACACCGACAGCCGATACGTCCTGACCATCCACAGCAAGCCCAAGGCCGTGATCATCGGCGCCGAGGCCTTCCTGGAACTGCTCCGGGGGCAGACCCCCTCCGACCGCCTGCTCGCCTTGCAGCTCGGCGCCCTCGTCCAGGGCCTCGGCAAGGGGGACGGCGAGCCCGCCGACGAGCCCGATAGCTCCGGCGAGGTCCCGGCCATCCGAGTCCCCGCCTCCGAGCCCGATGGCGAGCTGGTCCCCGTCTGA
- the glgP gene encoding alpha-glucan family phosphorylase: MVSQDTIINKLRELARNLWWTWQPHVIELFRELDPVLWRETDHNPVVFLDRIPPEQLVRRASEMALISRIDYAFRRLNEYLENKDSWGAVHASTLRSRPVAYFSMEFGLHESLPIYSGGLGVLAGDHLKSASDLGLPLVAVGILYAEGYFRQALDAEGWQHENYPYNEPSRLPIEEALAPDGTPVRVAVDTRTGTLHAKVWRVEVGRTTLLLLDSNVPENGESDRALTGRLYGGNAGVRIRQELLLGVGGVRALFASGIDPSVIHLNEGHSAFAGLELIRRVMEDEGRPFGEAVRQVAAMTVFTTHTPVAAGHDRFGSDLVEENLGILREQLHLPFDDFNGLGRVHPGDHNEPFCMTVLALKLSRHANGVSALHGKVSRQMWHPLYPSRTEEEVPIGHITNGVHVLSWLAPQMKSIYDRHLGRDWTHRMRHPEVWSGASEIDDGEFWETHQVLKARLLEFVRQRLARQAANRGAGDAEVAPYQRMFDLDTLTIGFARRFATYKRATLVMKDAEKLAALVNSSNRPVQLLFAGKAHPEDRYGKEFIKEIVRISNSSQFRGRLAFIEDYDMNVARFLVQGVDVWLNNPRRPQEASGTSGQKVAMNGGLNCSILDGWWAEGYDGRNGFAIGSGRTHADPRVQDERDYDDLIAALSSQVVPLYYDRDASGLPRKWIARVKDCIRTLGWRFNSDRQVMDYAQFTYLPASGGQPCEMPGFHT, translated from the coding sequence ATGGTCAGCCAGGACACGATCATCAACAAGTTGAGGGAGCTGGCCCGCAACCTCTGGTGGACGTGGCAGCCCCACGTCATCGAGCTGTTCCGGGAGCTGGACCCGGTCCTCTGGCGGGAGACGGACCACAACCCGGTCGTCTTCCTCGACCGCATCCCCCCCGAGCAGCTCGTCCGGCGCGCCTCGGAGATGGCGCTGATCTCCCGGATCGACTACGCCTTCCGGCGGCTCAACGAGTACCTGGAGAACAAGGACAGCTGGGGGGCCGTGCACGCCTCCACGCTCCGGTCCCGGCCGGTGGCGTATTTCTCCATGGAGTTCGGCCTGCACGAGAGCCTGCCGATCTACTCCGGCGGCCTGGGCGTCCTGGCCGGCGACCACCTCAAGAGCGCCAGCGACCTGGGCCTGCCGCTGGTCGCCGTCGGCATCCTCTACGCCGAGGGGTACTTCCGCCAGGCCCTCGACGCCGAGGGGTGGCAGCACGAGAACTACCCCTACAACGAGCCCTCCCGGCTGCCGATCGAGGAGGCCCTGGCCCCCGACGGCACGCCCGTCCGGGTGGCCGTCGACACCCGGACCGGCACCCTGCACGCCAAGGTCTGGCGGGTCGAGGTCGGCCGGACCACCCTGCTCTTGCTCGACAGCAACGTGCCCGAGAACGGCGAGTCCGACCGCGCCCTCACCGGGCGCCTCTACGGCGGCAACGCCGGCGTCCGGATCCGCCAGGAATTGCTGCTGGGCGTCGGCGGCGTCCGGGCCCTCTTCGCCTCGGGCATCGACCCCTCGGTCATCCACCTCAACGAGGGCCACAGCGCCTTCGCCGGGCTGGAGCTGATCCGGCGGGTCATGGAGGACGAGGGCCGCCCCTTCGGCGAGGCCGTCCGCCAGGTCGCCGCCATGACCGTCTTCACCACGCACACCCCCGTCGCCGCCGGTCACGACCGCTTCGGCTCGGATCTCGTCGAGGAGAACCTCGGCATCCTCCGGGAGCAGCTCCACCTGCCCTTCGACGACTTCAACGGCCTGGGCCGGGTCCACCCCGGCGACCACAACGAGCCGTTCTGCATGACCGTGCTCGCCCTGAAGCTCTCCCGGCACGCCAACGGCGTCAGCGCCCTGCACGGCAAGGTCTCCCGGCAGATGTGGCACCCGCTGTATCCCTCCCGGACCGAGGAGGAGGTGCCGATCGGCCACATCACCAACGGCGTCCACGTGCTGAGCTGGCTGGCCCCGCAGATGAAGTCCATCTACGACCGTCACCTCGGCCGGGACTGGACCCACCGGATGCGCCACCCCGAGGTCTGGTCCGGCGCCTCGGAGATCGACGACGGCGAGTTCTGGGAGACCCACCAGGTCCTCAAGGCCCGGCTGCTGGAGTTCGTCCGCCAGCGCCTCGCCCGGCAGGCCGCCAACCGGGGGGCCGGCGACGCCGAGGTCGCCCCCTACCAGCGGATGTTCGACCTCGACACCCTGACCATCGGCTTCGCCCGCCGGTTCGCCACCTACAAGCGGGCCACCCTGGTGATGAAGGACGCGGAGAAGCTGGCCGCGCTGGTCAACTCCTCGAATCGCCCCGTGCAGCTGCTCTTCGCCGGCAAGGCCCACCCCGAGGACCGGTACGGCAAGGAATTCATCAAGGAGATCGTCCGGATCTCCAACTCCTCGCAGTTCCGGGGCCGCCTGGCGTTCATCGAGGACTACGACATGAACGTCGCCCGGTTCCTCGTCCAGGGGGTCGACGTCTGGCTGAACAACCCCCGTCGCCCCCAGGAGGCCAGCGGCACCTCCGGCCAGAAGGTCGCCATGAACGGCGGCCTGAACTGCTCGATCCTCGACGGCTGGTGGGCCGAGGGCTACGACGGCCGCAACGGCTTCGCCATCGGCTCGGGCCGCACCCACGCCGACCCCCGCGTCCAGGACGAGCGCGACTACGACGACCTGATCGCCGCCCTCTCCTCCCAGGTCGTCCCCCTCTACTACGACCGGGACGCCTCCGGCCTGCCCCGCAAGTGGATCGCCCGGGTGAAGGACTGCATCCGGACCCTCGGCTGGCGGTTCAACTCCGACCGGCAGGTGATGGACTACGCCCAGTTCACCTACCTGCCCGCCTCCGGCGGCCAGCCCTGCGAGATGCCCGGCTTCCACACCTGA
- a CDS encoding DUF1559 family PulG-like putative transporter, with the protein MRRRILLWLISSATALGLVLGMALLLAIAWDDAAKGGCRGTLGTLMVGVDGYVYAKGHYPPATVPTEGLPPEERLSWIVEILPFVEGGGPWLVDRTMAWDEGANRILRRRGKFSDERIFVEGRDRTGWTHCPAHDTVFDVAGHELTSYIGIAGLGLDAAELPLVDPRAGVFGFDRLTPPGAITDGTATTMAAAETTESNGPWKAGGPATVRGLDPSRQPYIGRGRQFGGTHRDGAMVAFADGSVRFIRATIDPKVFEALSTIAGGERLPAGWDR; encoded by the coding sequence ATGCGGCGTCGAATACTGCTCTGGCTGATCTCCTCTGCGACCGCCCTCGGGCTGGTCCTGGGGATGGCTCTGCTACTGGCGATTGCTTGGGATGATGCGGCCAAAGGAGGGTGCCGCGGCACCCTTGGCACGCTCATGGTAGGTGTAGACGGATACGTCTACGCGAAAGGCCATTACCCCCCGGCCACCGTGCCGACTGAGGGACTGCCTCCGGAGGAGCGGCTGAGTTGGATCGTCGAGATCCTCCCCTTCGTCGAGGGCGGCGGCCCCTGGCTCGTCGACCGGACGATGGCATGGGATGAGGGGGCGAATCGGATCCTCAGGAGGCGGGGCAAATTCTCGGACGAGCGGATCTTCGTCGAAGGTCGTGACAGGACCGGTTGGACCCACTGCCCGGCCCATGACACCGTCTTCGACGTGGCGGGCCACGAGTTGACGTCTTACATCGGGATCGCCGGCCTCGGCCTGGACGCGGCCGAATTGCCGCTGGTGGACCCGAGGGCGGGGGTCTTCGGCTTCGACCGGCTGACCCCCCCGGGTGCGATTACGGATGGCACCGCGACCACCATGGCAGCCGCCGAGACCACCGAGTCCAACGGCCCGTGGAAGGCCGGGGGCCCGGCCACGGTACGTGGCTTGGACCCGAGCCGCCAGCCCTACATCGGTCGTGGTCGTCAGTTCGGCGGCACGCATCGGGATGGAGCCATGGTCGCCTTCGCCGATGGTTCGGTCCGCTTCATCCGAGCGACGATCGACCCGAAGGTGTTCGAGGCCCTTTCGACGATCGCGGGCGGTGAGCGATTGCCAGCCGGCTGGGACCGATAG